Proteins co-encoded in one Theileria equi strain WA chromosome 3, complete sequence genomic window:
- a CDS encoding hypothetical protein (encoded by transcript BEWA_006020A) → MEIKVSGPVDSLTSADLEIFDDITSSFSESVEDVLNKNFSQQKKTEVASENPNPEENTTKNKKLAAIYCRQWLSGVLSILSHKLAQEPATPLKNATMPIPSEPEFVEDNLDFQGVEDMGIFVDNAKVCGDGQIEVDYDSVKPTDNSQFKPKLKAKELMQIILQGKEAEWLLHKKLEGFWKSSPGLLMQLINSELEPINDDEAAPDNMEEVTSIDEKSLSFLNELLENDREELNKNMEEYMANDPKLLIDYASSLGIVGMDRLVELFNKVKKEITHVNKMARFFSKFAIELNSPRNQVEIM, encoded by the coding sequence atggagatTAAAGTCTCCGGACCCGTGGATTCATTAACCAGTGCTGATCTGGAgatttttgatgatatcACGTCCTCATTCAGTGAATCAGTGGAAGATGTACTCAACAAAAACTTTAGTCAACAAAAGAAAACGGAAGTTGCCTCTGAAAATCCAAACCCTGAAGAGAATACCACCAAGAACAAAAAACTTGCAGCTATCTACTGCCGCCAATGGCTCTCTGGTGTATTAAGTATATTGTCACACAAATTAGCTCAAGAACCTGCCACACCGCTAAAGAATGCCACAATGCCAATCCCATCTGAGCCAGAATTTGTAGAAGATAACCTGGACTTCCAAGGTGTCGAAGATATGGGTATCTTTGTGGATAATGCCAAAGTTTGCGGAGATGGACAAATAGAAGTCGACTATGACTCGGTCAAACCAACCGATAACTCACAGTTCAAACCTAAACTTAAAGCTAAGGAGCTCATGCAAATCATTTTACAAGGGAAGGAGGCCGAGTGGCTGCTTCACAAAAAACTAGAAGGATTTTGGAAATCTAGCCCTGGATTACTTATGCAGTTAATAAATTCAGAATTAGAACCAATCAATGATGATGAAGCTGCTCCGGACAACATGGAGGAAGTAACATCAATCGATGAAAAATCCCTAAGCTTCCTAAACgaacttttggaaaatgacCGCGAGGAACTTAAcaaaaatatggaagaatacATGGCCAACGATCCAAAGTTACTCATAGATTACGCGTCAAGTCTTGGAATTGTAGGAATGGACAGACTAGTTGAACTGTTTAATAAAGTAAAGAAAGAAATTACACATGTTAACAAAATGGCACGgttcttttcaaagtttgcCATTGAACTCAACTCTCCACGTAATCAAGTAGAAATCATGTAA
- a CDS encoding hypothetical protein (encoded by transcript BEWA_006030A) — translation MAQGFADEGGFSASPASHTSGKSTHSGSEKIKRLGTALAAQVIDIEELRSLLWLGVPDDSPLCYRADAWRLVLGYLPLNTSTRELVIDKKRKHYLETCKNHYMKGTFSETELSLLKQIRVDIPRTSPSLKIFKDSRIQALMERILFLWSVRNPASGYVQGINDLLTIFIISFIRPHVDKFTLEIEDICTLSDKTLEDIEADSFFCLSKILSQLQDNYTEHQPGVYKSLRRIGDLVKRIDVDLYNHFEEINIDFMQFPFRWMNCMLIRELPMDCSIRLWDTYIAEINNGIVPFHEYVSVAFLSVWSDKLKLMDYQHTLLFVQQLPTQDWVSDDIDCIISKA, via the exons ATGGCACAGGGCTTTGCAGACGAGGGCGGGTTTTCTGCTTCTCCGGCATCGCATACCAGTGGAAAGTCCACACATAGCGGTTCTGAGAAGATAAAGAGGCTTGGAACGGCTCTGGCAGCCCAAGTTATAGATATAG AGGAACTACGGAGCTTATTATGGCTCGGAGTACCAGATGATAGCCCACTGTGCTACAGAGCTGATGCATGGAGACTCGTTTTG GGCTATCTCCCTCTTAACACATCAACCCGTGAGCTTGTTATTGACAAGAAGCGCAAACACTATTTAGAAACATGTAAA AATCATTACATGAAGGGAACATTTTCTGAAACCGAGCTGAGTTTGCTGAAACAG ATCAGAGTGGATATACCCAGAACTAGTCCTTCActcaaaattttcaaagaTTCACGTATTCAGGCTCTCATGGAGAGGATATTGTTTTTATGGAGTGTCAGGAATCCTGCTAGTGGATACGTTCAGGGAATAAATGATCTGCTCACAATTTTTATAATATCTTTTATCAGACCACATGTTGACAAATTTACATTGGAAATTGAAGATATTTGTACACTATCGGATAAGACACTGGAAGATATAGAAGCTGATTCCTTTTTTTGTCTTTCAAAGATACTATCGCAATTACAGGATAATTACACAGAACATCAACCTGGCGTCTACAAGTCTCTAAGAAGAATAGGTGATTTAGTAAAGAGAATTGATGTTGATTTGTACAACCATTTTGAGGAAATAAATATAGATTTTATGCAGTTTCCATTTAGGTGGATGAATTGCATGCTTATTAGAGAGCTTCCAATGGACTGTTCCATCAGACTTTGGGATACATATATTGCGGAAATTAACAATGGAATAGTTCCATTTCACGAATATGTTTCTGTTGCATTTTTGTCTGTATGGTCTGATAAGTTGAAGTTAATGGACTACCAACACACACTACTATTTGTTCAGCAACTGCCTACTCAAGATTGGGTTTCAGACGACATAGATTGCATCATATCAAAGGCGTAA
- a CDS encoding hypothetical protein (encoded by transcript BEWA_006040A), whose protein sequence is MAKLFNTLLYIIAYTLFNSQVLGRIHGKEDYLPKVSLSPLPLRKAFIGVEKKKVTEVSPQKSPKHHIFNKEALVKKLLTEETKRAIVVACGTALFTAVCYRYVHKLISYHLYDKYVSKDAPGIADVLGHVLYTKDPAIDPKRAPIIDRLFNSISSALCKLGWIRGLYKPGIRRVPISSAVDDDTVTALYFHSSNIDKLLNEQGFVEFTPKLKKIYESMKNSGRKLQVVYVNLDQSHTDAVDHFNEMPWYALPFGDKRRILELCKLYDITSVPSIVLLDSSGKVLNDRALYVMLNRPNDYPWKIHNILDIIPDTLVNGNNQTVSKSRLGGKLVGLYFGAGWTKNNKDFGAKLTEFYNSVNKKTDDRFEIVYVSNDRNADEFEKELGDTNSLWLSTKYQDGNCRTLLQHYLNVQALPSLIILDPNGNIITRDGSFYVETDRNAEILPYKSYLYNHGKQKVEDIANNIDGFAHHPVIIVFADTLDKKAQEELEIQLNEVAEKHNDNRIGRELKFFISKEPHKRTDAIRKICGLKRTEHPQVVILDLLRQSVYYNPKMSEITQNSILDLVENYYKGKIKTRRIVLP, encoded by the exons ATGGCAAAACTATTCAATACTCTGTTGTATATCATCGCATATACTCTTTTTAACTCCCAGGTGCTAGGAAGGATACACGGCAAAGAAGACTACCTTCCAAAGGTATCTCTGAGTCCTTTGCCGCTGCGAAAAGCCTTTATAGGAGtagaaaagaagaaagtaACAGAGGTTTCACCTCAAAAAAGTCCAAAACATCATATTTTTAACAAGGAAGCATTGGTCAAAAAACTTCTCACGGAAGAAACAAAACGAGCGATTGTTGTTGCTTGTGGTACAGCCTTATTCACAGCAGTTTGCTACAGATACGTTCATAAGCTCATATCATATCATCTCTATGATAAATATGTGAGTAAAGATGCCCCTGGTATAGCAGACGTTTTGGGTCATGTGCTATACACCAAAGACCCAGCTATTGACCCCAAAAGAGCACCGATAATAGATAGATTGTTCAACTCGATCTCATCTGCTCTCTGTAAACTTGGATGGATCAGAGGTTTGTACAAACCTGGAATTAGGAGAGTACCGATTTCCAGTGCTGTTGACGATGATACCGTGACTGCCCTTTACTTTCACTCTTCTAACATTGATAAATTGTTAAAT GAACAAGGGTTTGTAGAATTTACTCCAAAACTCAAAAAGATTTATGAATCCATGAAAAATAGCGGCAGAAAGCTACAGGTTGTCTACGTAAATTTAGATCAAAGCCACACTGATGCTGTTGACCATTTTAATGAAATGCCATGGTATGCACTCCCCTTTGGTGACAAGAGGAGAATATTAGAATTGTGCAAATTATATGATATCACAAGCGTACCGAGCATTGTTCTACTCGATTCCTCAGGAAAGGTTTTGAATGACAGAGCACTATATGTGATGTTAAATAGACCGAATGACTACCCCTGGAAAATTCACAACATTTTAGACATAATACCAGACACACTagtaaatggaaataaCCAAACCGTATCAAAAAGTAGGCTTGGTGGGAAGCTTGTAGGATTATATTTTGGTGCTGGGTGGACAAAGAATAATAAAGACTTTGGTGCTAAACTCACTGAGTTCTATAATTCAGTTAATAAGAAAACAGATGATAGATTTGAAATTGTATATGTTTCAAATGATCGTAATGCAGAtgaatttgaaaaggaacTAGGCGATACAAACTCACTGTGGCTATCCACAAAATACCAAGATGGAAATTGCAGGACCCTATTACAACATTATCTAAACGTACAGGCACTTCCATCCTTGATCATCTTGGATCCAAATGGAAACATAATAACGAGAGATGGAAGTTTTTATGTTGAAACTGATCGTAACGCAGAAATATTACCATACAAATCGTACCTCTACAATCATGGTAAACAAAAGGTTGAGGACATTGCAAATAATATCGACGGATTCGCACACCATCCAGTCATTATTGTATTCGCTGATACACTTGATAAAAAGGCCCAAGAGGAACTAGAAATACAATTAAATGAGGTTGCTGAAAAACATAACGATAATCGCATAGGTCGTGAACtcaaatttttcatttCAAAGGAACCTCACAAAAGAACTGATGCTATTAGAAAAATATGCGGCCTGAAAAGAACTGAGCATCCTCAAGTGGTCATACTCGATTTACTCAGACAAAGCGTATATTATAACCCTAAAATGTCAGAAATTACACAAAATTCAATCTTAGATCTAGTGGAAAACTATTACAAGGGTAAAATTAAAACCAGAAGAATAGTTTTACCGTAA
- a CDS encoding hypothetical protein (encoded by transcript BEWA_006050A) gives MNAYCGRDPNRGFASDDNYVVGEILEDIECLDLDGSDFGDTDILNADTFGDFGDTLWDPTETFMEAERIQNSVPTRPKRVSTALEKFSDFDVIIRKQVENRTQRKDQNYRRRDNQKKVVANVSDDTEDHKPETWEEDLKKYKKLGLFDVPDAYVNILAENKAKLYSSFNVSQRTIERHISGVHRNAKTIEREFFINEQELDRILRIQLAQVSKNPKLQSYSGRWNLYHLGIRKPEEEADAESDEEKPDSEKAKQPVNKPNRFGKTSSASVRHGRKLIYLGGDSANPVDNSIVDRHRRIRETIECCYETLYVLCDVEQEIEKCPMNHVSALNKMQKDRDEYLHELFILLTGDLDVFPGILDLNKGRLLVAKVGRKLGIEMKLILLCMIIESLDKFVEICKSVDLALENEETLGDFIALACDAHNLKSLVAFEGSNFLSEYTSSGFRIQNLLFNYSSFTKLFLFILEGITLTGHLYLLTGKDGRHTALQRCCNILIKAQRECKGFEKILSTRSGVIFTNIFLERIRDNNGAVDQNTIDVILHYTLDISEHIVSNQQEWNSLASNIVKMF, from the coding sequence ATGAACGCATATTGCGGCAGGGACCCGAATAGGGGCTTTGCTAGCGATGATAACTACGTGGTGGGCGAAATATTGGAAGATATCGAGTGTTTGGATTTGGACGGGTCAGATTTCGGAGATACAGATATACTAAATGCGGATACATTCGGAGATTTTGGTGATACACTTTGGGATCCCACCGAAACGTTCATGGAAGCAGAACGTATCCAGAACTCGGTACCCACAAGACCTAAGCGTGTATCTACAGCTCTCGAAAAGTTCAGCGATTTTGATGTAATAATAAGAAAGCAGGTGGAAAATAGGACCCAAAGGAAAGACCAAAACTATAGGAGACGAGATAACCAGAAAAAAGTTGTTGCGAATGTGTCAGATGATACCGAAGATCACAAACCTGAAACATGGGAGGAAGACCtcaaaaagtacaagaaacTAGGTCTTTTCGATGTACCTGACGCTTATGTAAACATATTGGCCGAAAATAAGGCTAAACTTTATAGCAGTTTCAATGTATCGCAAAGAACTATTGAACGTCATATTTCCGGTGTTCACAGAAATGCGAAAACGATCGAAAGGGAATTTTTCATAAACGAACAGGAACTTGATCGTATACTAAGGATACAATTAGCACAAGTGTCAAAGAATCCTAAATTGCAGAGCTATAGTGGTAGATGGAATTTGTATCATTTGGGTATTCGCAAACCGGAGGAAGAAGCAGATGCTGAATCGGATGAGGAAAAACCAGATTCAGAAAAGGCAAAACAACCCGTAAATAAGCCCAATAGGTTTGGAAAAACCAGTTCCGCATCTGTGCGTCATGGTAGAAAGTTAATTTACCTGGGAGGGGATTCAGCAAATCCGGTAGATAATTCAATTGTAGACAGGCACAGAAGAATTAGAGAAACGATAGAATGTTGTTATGAAACGCTATATGTGTTATGTGACGTGGAGCAGGAGATTGAAAAATGTCCAATGAACCACGTATCAGCACTCAACAAAATGCAAAAGGACAGAGATGAATATTTGCACGAGTTATTTATCCTTTTAACAGGAGACTTGGATGTGTTTCCTGGTATTTTAGATTTAAATAAAGGGCGTTTGCTTGTTGCAAAAGTTGGTAGGAAGCTTGGTATTGAGATGAAGCTCATCTTGCTTTGTATGATTATAGAGAGCCTGGacaaatttgtagaaaTTTGCAAGTCAGTAGATTTGGCATTGGAAAACGAGGAAACACTTGGAGACTTTATTGCATTGGCATGTGATGCTCACAATTTAAAGTCGCTTGTTGCATTCGAGGGATCCAATTTTTTGAGCGAGTACACGTCCAGCGGTTTCCGAATTCAAAACTTGCTCTTTAAttattcatcatttacaaAGCTTTTCCTGTTTATATTAGAAGGAATAACCTTAACCGGACACTTGTACCTCTTGACCGGTAAAGATGGAAGACACACTGCACTGCAAAGATGCTGTaatatcctcatcaaaGCGCAACGGGAATGCAAAGGATTTGAGAAGATTCTTAGTACTCGGTCGGGTGTGATATTCACAAACATCTTTCTCGAAAGGATTCGTGACAACAATGGTGCAGTTGATCAGAACACTATAGACGTTATTCTACATTATACACTTGATATATCGGAACATATCGTATCAAATCAACAAGAGTGGAATTCTTTAGCTTCTAATATTGTTAAAATGTTTTAG
- a CDS encoding hypothetical protein (encoded by transcript BEWA_006060A), whose product MTDSEDSPKSSSKKKAQKKTAKPKAKAKETKPKAKKETKVKKETKTKKETKAKKEVKVKKEKEVKLEAGAFDKPGQKFVTPPQGDGTRGFYESLYQENPNSLIAIKFCVEYGIFGGQKHNEILDKYVALQKNGHLKGTVGAIKPGAVTFLEKLGSKHVK is encoded by the exons ATGACTGACTCGGAGGATAGTCCAAAATCGTCCAGTAAGAAAAAG GCGCAAAAAAAAACCGCGAAACCAAAGGCGAAAGCCAAGGAAACTAAACCAAAAGCAAAAAAAGAGACTAAAGTCAAGAAGGAAACGAAAACTAAAAAAGAAACAAAGGCCAAGAAAGAGGTAAAAGTCAAAAAGGAGAAGGAAGTCAAATTAGAAGCTGGAGCATTTGACAAACCCGGTCAAAAATTTGTTACACCACCTCAG GGAGACGGAACTAGAGGGTTCTATGAAAGTCTATATCAAGAGAACCCAAATAGCTTAATCGCAATCAAATTCTGTGTCGAATACGGAATATTCGGAGGGCAAAAACACAATGAAATCCTAGACAAATATGTGGCATTACAGAAAAACGGCCACTTAAAGGGCACTGTCGGCGCAATAAAACCAGGAGCGGTCACGTTCCTGGAAAAACTAGGATCTAAACATGTAAAGTAG